The DNA sequence actatAAGATGGTGGATAGCAAGACTGTTGTTAGTCAAGTTGATGAACTCCAAGTGATTATTCATGAACTTCATGATGAAGGTATGGTGATTAATGAAAGCTTTCAAGTTGGTTCTGTTATAGAAAAATTACCACCTTCTTGGAAGGATTTCAAAGTGCATTTGAAGCacaagaagagtgaaatgaccATGGAGGATCTGGTTTTGAAACTACGAGTTCAAGAAGACCACCTGAAAAGTGAGAAGCAACCCGATGGATCTATCATCGAAGCCAAAGCAAATATGGTTGAGGGAGAAACTTCCAAACCAAAATTCAAAGGTCAGAAATTCAAAGGCAATAAACATGATGTCAAATATGCAACAAAGACCAAGAATTTCAAGAAAATTAAAGGTAGTTGCTGGGTGTGTGGAAAGCCTGGACACAAGGCACAAGAATGTCGCCACAAGAAAGATGCACCTGCTGCCATtaggaacaacaacaacaacaaccaagcAAATGTGGCTGTGGCTATGGAGGATTTTGTGGCTGTTGTTTCTGAAGTCAACTTGGTGAATGACAATAAGGACTGGTGGATTGATACTGGTGCGACAAGGCACATTTGTGGAGATAGAAATCTGTTTACCACCTATCAACCACTTAATGGTGAGGAGCAATTGTTCATGGGAAATGCATCTGCATCAAGTGTTGCTGGAAAGGGTAATGTGGTTTTGACATTCACTTCTGGGAAAAAACTCACTCTAACTGAGGTGCTACATGTTCCTGAAATTAGGAAGAATCTTGTGTCTGGTCCTTTGTTGAGCAACAAAGGATTTAAACTTGTTTTTGAATCTGACAAGTTCGTTCTCACTAAGGGAGGAACTTTTGTAGGAAAGGGTTACCTGGCAGAGGGGCTCTTCAAACTCAATCTGTATGTATATGATGTTtctaataataatatagataatGCTTCTACTTACTTGCTTGAGTCTTCTAATTTATGGCATGCTAGATTGGGACATGTCAACTTTCGTTCTTTACAAAGAATGATTAATCTTGGTTTGCTACCAAAATGCACTATAGATGCTGCACATAAATGTGAAACTTGCACAGAATCAAAATTTGCAAGGCAAACTTTTAGATCAATTTTTGGTAGATCAAATGAGGTGTTGGGATTGATTCATAGTGACTTATGTGACTTTAAATCCACACCAACTCGTGGGGGAAAGAACTATTATGTTACTTTCATAGACGATTGCAGTAAGTACTGCTATGTGTATCTAATACATAGCAAAGATGAAACTTTGAATATGTTTAAGACATATAAGGCTGAAGTTGAGAATCAACTtgataagaaaattaaaatcctAAAGTCAGATAGAGGGGGTGAATATGAATCTAATGCATTTGCAGAATTTTGCTCTTTACATGGCATCATTCATCAAACTACTGCACCATATTCCCCGCAACAAAATGGAGTTGCTGAAAGAAAGAACAGAACATTTAAAGATATGATAAACTCCATGTTAAATAGCTCTGGACTTCCTCACAATTTGTGGGGTGAAGCATTACTTACTGCTAATGCAATCTTGAATAAAATTCCACACAAGGGAACTAACAAGTCTCCATATGAAATATGGAAAGGAAGAATGCCTTCGTATAAAACATTAAAAGTGTGGGGGTGCCTTGCTAAGGTTCAAATTCCTTTACCAAAGAGGAGCAAATTAGGACCAAAAACAATTGACTGTGTGTTTATTGGATTTGCCAATAATAGTGCAGCATATAGATTCTTAGTATTTAAATCAGAAGTGATTGATATACATGTAAATACTATTATAGAATCTGTGGATGCAGAGTTTTTTGAAGATATATTTCCATACAAAACTAGAGTATcttcaaataaaaggaaatatgATTCAAGTCATATTGATGATGCTACATCATCTGGTGTACAAGGAAATGATATGGAACCAAATACTATCAATAATGACGATCAAGAATCAGACTTGGAACCAAGAAGGAGTAAGAGAAATAAAATTGCCAAGGACTTTGGACCCGAATTTCTTACTTATATAGTTGAGTCAGAACCACAAACATACAAAGATGCAATGACATCTCCAGATGCTCCTTTTTGGAAGGAAGCAATCAATAGTGAAGTTGAATCCATTTTGCAAAACCACACTTGGGAATTGGTTGACTTACCTCCTGGTAATAAACCAATTGGATATAAATGGATTttcaaaaagaaattgaaaccaGATGGTACCATAGATAAGTATAAAGCTCGTCTAGTTGCAAAAGGATATCGTCAAAAAGAAGGGTTGGATTTCTTTGACACTTATTCACCGGTCACAAGAATTACATCTATAAGGATGCTAATTGCAATTGCATCGGTGTATAATCTGGAAATtcaccaaatggatgtgaagACTGCATTTTTAAATGGTGAATTAGATGAAGAAATATATATGGAACAACCGGAAGGGTTTGTGGTAAAAGGTCAAGAAAAGAAGGTTTGTAGACTTGTTAAATCCTTGTATGGACTTAAACAAGCTCCCAAACAATGGCATGAAAAGTTTGATCACACAATGACCACACATGGTTTTAAGATCAATGAATGTGACAAATGTGTTTAcataaagaattttaaaaaattcttgtgtcattatatgtttatatgtagatgacatgctTATCTTCGGATCCAACTTAGATGTCATAAACTCCACAAAGAAAATGTTGAACTCTaagtttgatatgaaagatatgGGAAGAGCTGATGTGATTCTTGGCATTCGCATTCAAAGGAGTGCAAATGGATATGGTTTAACTCAATCCCACTATGTGGAAAAAGTACTCAAGAAATTTGGTCACATTGATAGCAATCCTGCCGTAACTCCTTTTGATGCCAACAGCAAGTTAAAGAAAAATGTTGGTGAAGGTGTATCACAATTGGAGTACTCTCAGGTAATCGGATGTTTAATGTACATTATGAATAGTACTAGGCCGGATATAGCTTATTCCATAAGTAGGCTTAGTAGATACACCAACAATCCTGGAAAAGATCATTGGGAGGCTTTAATAAGAGTACTAAGGTACTTAAAGTATACCATTGATTATGGATTGCACTATACAAGATACCCTCCTGTACTGGAAGGCTATACCGATGCTAATTGGATTTCAGATTGCAATGAATCTAAATCCACAAGTGGATATGTCTTCACTCTTGGAGGTGCAGCAGTATCTTGGAAATCATCAAAGCAAACGTCTATAGCGCGATCAACAATGGAATCTGAATTTATAGCCTTAGATAAAGCTGGAGAAGAAGCAGAATGGCTTCGCAATTTCTTAGATGACATTCCATTGTGGCCTAAGCCTTTTACAGCTATTTGCATACATTGTGACTGCATGTCAGCAATAGCTAGAGCAAAAAGCCATATATATAATGGGAAATCGAGGCACATAAGACGTAGGCATAATACAATCAAGGAAATTCTCAAAAATGGAACTATTTCCATTGACTATGTTAAATCAAAAGAGAATATTGCAGATCCTCTTACAAAAGGTATACCTAGAGAGCAAGTAAAGTATACATCGAGGGGAATGGGTTTAAAGCCAATTCAATGAATCAAACTTGGCGGAAACCTAACCTAGTTGATTGGAGATCTCATGGTCTAGGTTCAATAGGCAAACTAGTTGAGTAAGATTCAAAACTTTGAACACACAACATAACTCATTCCTAAGATGGGAAAAGTGTGTTACCTGTGACGAAGTGAAAGGTTGAATTCAATATTCTTAATGACACTAATCTCTTACATTTCAAGAGGAATATAGCAGGATATTCATAAATTAGGTGTCACCTATACGAGAGTAAATGTGGGGTCGCATTTATGAGAATTACATGGCTAAGTTCTCTAAAGCTCTCATGAATCCGGGATTTGTTCAGGACCAAAATGAACACAAACGTATGAACTGAAAAGTGTCGGAAGTGATACGTGTGATGCTTGTTGTCTTGGCCTACTACAACGGTGAACAGTTCAAGATTTTATATCCACTGTGTCACCAAGTACGTCCGATAAGTATTCACTAAGGTAGGTTCAAGTCCAAAAGACACCTCTCCTGATGCGTATCAATTCCAAATTTCTCTCGAAATGTTTCATCATTAGTACAATTCTGCCATAGCTCCTTATATTCATCTTTCTATTCAAATGTGGGGGACTGTTAGAGTTTGAATAGAAATCGGTTTCTATTGAGGAGGATTAGATTTGTCTCAAAGAGATCTCTCTAAgattttcttcctcactcggatccatctcaaggggatATTACCTCTCTAAGATTGTCTTCCTCACTcggatccatctcaaggggatTTTCACCTCACTTGGATCTTCCTCAATGAGATTTCCAAACGGTGGTGGAATAGAATTCAGTTTTTGAACGGTTGAATTCAAAAGTACAAGTCTGATCAACTTACCTTTTGAATTTGAACTAAAGAGGTTATTGAAAGGCAACTTACCTCTTCAATTTAAACTGAAGTGGTGTCTCAAACATTATATAAACCCACCAGGTCTTCCTCTCCAAAAAACACAGatttatttttccttccttTCCTTCATAGAGAAAAACACTTAGTACGTTCGCTAGAATCCAAGGTCTGGTGCTAGGCTCTTGGATTATCGATAGTTGTATCCTGGTGGACAGAAGCCTAACGAACTACAAGCACTGAGTAGGGTGAAATTCTGTCTAAAGGACATTGCCAATCTGCAAGCCTCTATCGAATCACAAGTCAGTTTCTCTTGCAATTACAATTCCTTTATCTCAGATACATATTGAGTATTGTAATCCATatattattgtataaattattgctgtaattacttatatattgtGGAAGCATATTTTCAATTCATTGATACAAAACCAACAATCACCTTCATTATTCGTTCACACATTGACTACAAATTCTGCATGTTGGTTGAAATTGAATAAACAGAGGGCCTGACCCCATCTTTTATATATAGATGATGCACGCCTTGAAATTATTGGTTCCAAAGATAACTTCCTTTCTCAAACGAAAAGGAAAAAGTGGATTCGCCTTGATCAGGTCATACATCATCTTCAATTTACGTTTAGGTTGCTTGActtgcttctttctttctttctttttctttagaaTTCTGAGCTAGCTTGTTGTACGGTACTGTCTTTCAAGTTGAGCATGCTTAATTCGATTGTGCATGCATGGTTTGTTTTAGTATATGTACGTACGTGCATTTCCTTAGCTAAGATGTCTACCCAAATTGTTAATTTTAACAAGAAGCTGGAAACAATGTGCTACCGAATAAAAACCCAGTACTAGATGTAAATCATGTAATAGCTAGTTGCTGGCATTAATATATTACATCTAGTTTATTTCAGGGTGCTTTTGCAATTAAAGTCGACCACCAAAGAAAAACTTtgatttgttctcttgcatatccATAACAAGAAGATGATGAATTGTGTTTTCTGCCCTTCTATTAGGTACGGGGAATTCGATTTGAGTTTACTGAGGGCGCTATGGCGCAGCAGAGGCTATGAGCATGAGGATAGACGGAGCACCATGGGGAAACATCCCACTTGATGTCATCACATCGATTGAAATCTCTTATCACGGTAAACTCAACATCCTTGCCCATCCAAATCGTGATTGCCCAGCAAAGAGTATTCACGAGTCTAAAGAGTAAAGACCACTCTGAAAGCCATAAGACGTTGGGTAATGTAGCAAGCAGTTCCAAAATCCCCAGTCATGATGGCAATGCTGAAGATTATTGCCATGAATGGCGTCATAAGAAGTTTGGTGCAGCAAGTACCTTCAAATACGATCCTGAAATTTGGGAGACGTCATGATTAGTAATTACTGTTGTCTGTATTAATTgatgaaattaagaatataaaaTCTTGGGGCCAGCAAGCACTTCGAAATTAATTTTGAGGTTCTCCAACCCTCATTTAATTTTATGAATTTGAATAAAGGAAGTACCACACGCAACCTCTGAATAACATACGAATTCATTTAAATGTATGAGGTCTGGAGGGAGAATTTCATATCTATATTTCCATATTTCGTAGAGGTTTAAAACTGGACGGCACGTTCTAAACATGAATTCTAACCCCCGGCCAGAACCATTCACGTTTATGTGACATTGATCGAGGTATTACATAAAGTATATGAAGAAGAACTGCAAAGGTCATGAGTTCGATTCTCattgacatatgtaagggtggggtgggctaagggaaaaaaaaaactgcaaaaccCGATTCTCGGATGTCAAAGTATCAATCAATTAGTCACTGCATCAGTTAACTATATTCTCGGATGTCTTCATCCAATTTACGGCTGAacggaacaaaaggaaaaagtaaCTATAAAGATAACTCTATTGCTTATCAAACACAAGTAAAGGCAGAATCCATTATAAACTAATATCAAGTAAcgacaaagaagaagaacaacaccaTGACAGTATGTAAGAACCAAATCGAAATTGAGCTATTTATTCATCCAAGAATGAATCGAAAACATCAGCCTTTGTTATCTAGGAAGTGCTGGTTGAGGAGCTGGAAGGCTATACAAGGATTTCAGCTGCCTACTGATGAGCTTACTGTTATGGAGAGCCAGCTGAAGTTCCAGATCATCAGACCACCATTGCTCTAATCCATGAGCTTCCAGAAACTTCTGGTTTCCCTTTGACATCACAAATAGCTTTGCTGCTACTTGCCCAGTTGTTGAACTTGGACCCACATTCTCCTTCCCGGCATTATTTCCTTCTATTCCATCAGGGTCAGTATAAGAGCAGCAGATGTAGTCACTATTATTTACATAAAGATGAGGAACCCattttcccaatcctacaccaGGAGGACCCTTTAAACCAGATAACCAGTTCTTCAATCCAAAACCAATAGCCTTGTCCTCCTCATTATTGACCTGAGTTTCACTACTCATAGGAAGCATTGATTTAAATCTCTTCCAAGCAAATCCTGCTTTCTCTCCAATATTTCGGAAGCTCATTGCCAGAGAAACTGAAGGTGGATTGAATAAGTGAGTCTCTACATACATCCCTTCTTTAGCTAATGCCTTTCCCACTTGTAGAGCAAAACCAGCTCCTAAAGAATGGCCTGCAATGCATACATTACTGCTTCCATACCTTTCTGCAACAGTTTTCAGAGCCTCCAGAGCTACTTTGAACCTGATAGATCCCTTCAAGCTCTCCCAAGCAAGAAAACGAAGGTCATCTTCGATATCCCTTCGCATCGTTGGGCCTTTGAGTAATGTTCCTCTAAGTGCTAAAACAGCTCTTGGTGCCCCACTGGGTCTCATGACTACAAAATCCGCAAGTGCTGCAGATCGATCCCACTCCAGAATTGCACCAAAAATGGATCCATCCCTTTCATCAATTAAAGTTTGTGTTAGTTTATACTTAAAAGGTATCCACCACTTTGGGGCAAGAGCATTGTCTGCATCTCTGTTCTCCTGTCTATCAAGTTCAAGTAAGTAGATTGCTTGTATGAAGCATGCAATGACAGTTCTTTTGTAATTCCCATCCTTCCTGCACGAAAGAAAAACCACTCAATTCAACAAAACTTGATAACCAAAAAGCAAGGATACATAAGGCATGCCATGCGATAAGGCAATATTTACTACCTAAGATGAAATCCACCAACTTGGGAGTAAGGAATATATTCCAATAAGGAGATCAAGCATTTGATTTGATAATTCTAAATCCAAAAATGTAAGTTAACGATACCAAATAACCACAATCAAACTAGGGTGTACAACCAGTAATGTAGTCAAACATACCAATTAGGCAATTACAGAGTTACCAAATATATACCCAATATGGAATCTAAACTGGTAAAATTACCTTATCTCATTATTAACTTTCCATACAAAGACTAGTAAACTGTTATGAACTCAGAAATCCACAAAGCCAGTAGCAcacaaataaggaaaaattcaaaacaatcatgCACCTTGATAATCGGGTAATGGATCAAACATAAATGAATAATCCCAGCAAACATAAAATGAATAGTCCTAGATTGATAGATCTGAGAATCTGAGATCCATGATGGATTTCCCTAATTTATCAAAGCTCtaatcaaaacacaaaacccTGTTTCAAAGTGAGCATCTTTCTCTAACTAAACCAACAAACTAAACCTGAAACCTATTCATTCTTATCTAAATTTCCAACACACCCTCTCTGCCACAAATTTACACCATCAATTTCACATCTTTCAAGAAATTTCTAGACACTGAGAAAACCCAAGACTCCAGAAATGTAAAAGACCGAAACTTTCATATCAAATTGGTCTCCCAGATCATCCAACCTATCCAAAACCTCATCAAATCGAAGAACCAAGCACTAAAACCATACCAACTCACAAATAACCGAAATGGGTACTTACCAACTGGAGCTGATATTGTCTCTCCAATTGGGCGAACACAATTTCCGAGGACCCGAGACGTGGAAAGAGTAGGGATGAGGCTGCGCTTCCACAACTTCCTGAACGACACCGCGCTTTTCCATTAACACTGCGGCGGCACCGCCTGTTTCTTCTTCTGGAGCTTCGCTTTGTTTTGGGGCTCCTTgcatggtctcggatgtggGTTTTAGGCGGAAAAggatggttttttttgtttctgggtttgagaTGTGTGGAGGGTTTTGATTTGGTATTGGATTCGATGCCTTTAATTTATGATGGTGATTCGAAACGCCTGGTTTTTGTTGGTCTCCTCCACCCAACGGTCATATTTCTTCTCAGATCAGGTGTTCAAAGTGAAGTGACCGTTTCGTCCCTGTTCAAATGCAAAAACCCCTTGAGGGAAGGAATAtgctttccatttttttttatttttattttggtccttgccaatttctttttcttcgttTTAGAAGCAAATGCCCCCATGTCTGTCTTTACTCTTTAAACGTACgtctaaacattttttttttcttttctgttgttAGATCATAAGAAAAATTTGGCTATAGATCTAAAATTATGAAAcgagaaaaaaatatttgaacTCGTAACCGCACAAATATAAAGATATTAATTTATTGTTAATAAGTATACCATTATTTTTGTACAAGTTGTACAATTTAAATGAACTCGAAGTTTCCTTCTCTACGTTGATGTATGCAAAGGTATGATAGATGTACAATTTCccccttcttcatttcttcaagTAGAGAAGAGGTAATATACAAGGCATTTCTTAATGGACAATATATATGAAGGCTATATTGGTCATTTAGTGGGACGTCCCTTCCTGAGGCTTTGGCATTGGTTTGCAAGTTGAATTATGTTATGGGCGGTGGGGCACCGTGGTTAACGAAGTCAAAGGCAATGCTCATTTGGCTTCCTTAGTCTCGAAGTTCAAATTATTAGGAGGAaggatccaaaaaagaaaactcTGGGCTGGTTTAGTGAAATAATTGCAAAAATTTAAGAAGTAATTACTATGGAATGTGAGGATGTTATTTGCAATGAAGGAGCTTTTTCCCATTTTGGAGGGATGTGTGAATGTGCTTTAGCTTGTGGTACATCTGTGTGGAGGAGGTTTTTCCCAATTTTTAGCCCAATACCTTATAAATTGAGGTGGGTGTAATGCAACAGAATTTTGGAGACCAACTGAATTATAGACCTCAAATGGCATGGCAAAGGAACCTTGTAAACTCACAGGTCACACAAAACAATGGCCCTGAGTCTAACTGCTGCTTGTCTATACCCAAAcccttctttctcttctccttcttgttcTTCTAGTCCTTCTTCATTTCTAAACCCAAAGCGCAAACCCCCTCTCAAGCCTTACCCTTATCCATCTTCTTTCAGAACACCTGCTGCTCAGTCTGAGGGAGCTGAGAGTTGGATTAAAGAGGAAGACCGTTCTGCTTCTTCATCTGGTCAGTATATATAATACGAAATATTGTTCGCTTATCGTCTTTGAGTAGCATATAATGAATTATGTTGTTGTTTAGGATGACTGAATTCTCTGTATGTTTCTTACAACTAGTTCAGCAAAGTATGATTCTACAGCTTTACAATAATGTCAAGTGCACTGAGGACTATGGCGATTCTTTAAATACTAATAAACTGGAAGTTTGCCTGCAAACCATGAAGTTTTATTTGCCTATGATGAGATGGAATTTTGAATTAGATTGTCTTTCATGGCTTAATAGAAAGAGGCCTTATATATGGCTAAACTCATAGGACTAAACACATTACTCATTAGcataattgaatatttgaagcACCCCTTAGGACTAAACTCATACTAGTTAGCATAATTGAACATTTGAAGCAACCCTTGTGCAGCAAGTTTCATATTTTCTCGATTTGGTAGCATCATGGAACTGCATACTCTGCCTGTACTATACAACGGTCGGTACTCATCATCTTCGAACACTTGCTTTATCTGGTTTTGAATTAACATTAAAGTCATAGAAGCCTCCAATTTAATCAAAACAGCTTCACCTGATCATTGTTATATAGCAATGTGATTTAACAGTCTATTTAGTACTTCGATTTTGTAACGTTAACAGgtgttttaagttttaaccaACTTCTATAGTTTCAACTTTAGATAACTAGATAACTCAACCTTCGTTCACTTGCCATCAGTAGATGCTGTTCTGGAGTTGATTAGCTGAAATTTAGATACAAGGATGCTTAGACTAAATTCAGATTATGCTGACTTCATTCTAAACACATCTGATATGCCTGCTGTTACAGGATCTTCATCGTCTGCTCAAACACGTCTGGATCTTTTGGAGCAACTTACCTCAACTAGCTCATCAGTTGACGGAGGTATGCAAATTCTGTCCATAAATTGAAACAGGTATGTCATATGTGTCTCAGAAAATTTGAAGAAACATAATGCTAAGAATTACATATTTGATTAATTACTAGGTTATGAGAGTGATGCTAGCTCCCAAAAACTTACGATCCGTGAGCAACTAGCACAGTTGTTTGCGGATAGAGATAGTGATTTCACAATTCCACTGGGTAAAAAGTTCAAAAAGGTGAGTCCCAAGGTTTTAACCATCTCACAGAAGCGGAACATCAGAAGACAGGCTTACTTAAATGAAGTATCTCAGAGGAATGATTCAACTTTCTTTGCCACCATTGGAGCATTTGTACTTGTTCCACCTCTTGTAATATTAGGAATTGCTATAGCAACAGGCTATGTACAGCTGAGTTTCCTTAATTAATTTGGAGATGCTGTATGTGCTTCATAAGTTCATATATTtcctctctttcccttttaTACTAATTTGGTCTACCAATTGCAGTGGCTTTACTTTCTAGTAAGGTGGTTTGACCTGTTGATAATAACTTTAGTATCATTCATGCACCCTTTCTAAGAGCTCAGGATGTTCTCTCTTACAGCATTGCAGCTTAAAATTGTACTTTACGTAACTGTATCTGGTTTCTGTTAAGTTTGGTTAGCTTCAGCAATGAGCTGTGCATGAAAGCAAAACTATTTCATTTTGGCCAGAGATTCTATATCACTTATAGTCTGAAGTATCTTAATGAGCTTGACACAGTTAAATTCAACTTTGGTAATTTCTGCATTGTTTGTGCGGTTAATGAAATCGCAAACTTCAAATACTAGCAAGCTAGAAAACATCAGCGATTCATCTTATTATTCAAGAGATCCTCATCCCAACACCCAATTTTCACCTGCTATGGACACCATCACCGAGTTcctattgcaa is a window from the Rosa chinensis cultivar Old Blush chromosome 2, RchiOBHm-V2, whole genome shotgun sequence genome containing:
- the LOC112185550 gene encoding uncharacterized protein LOC112185550 isoform X1 — protein: MALSLTAACLYPNPSFSSPSCSSSPSSFLNPKRKPPLKPYPYPSSFRTPAAQSEGAESWIKEEDRSASSSASFIFSRFGSIMELHTLPVLYNGSSSSAQTRLDLLEQLTSTSSSVDGGYESDASSQKLTIREQLAQLFADRDSDFTIPLGKKFKKVSPKVLTISQKRNIRRQAYLNEVSQRNDSTFFATIGAFVLVPPLVILGIAIATGYVQLSFLN
- the LOC112185550 gene encoding uncharacterized protein LOC112185550 isoform X2; this encodes MALSLTAACLYPNPSFSSPSCSSSPSSFLNPKRKPPLKPYPYPSSFRTPAAQSEGAESWIKEEDRSASSSGSSSSAQTRLDLLEQLTSTSSSVDGGYESDASSQKLTIREQLAQLFADRDSDFTIPLGKKFKKVSPKVLTISQKRNIRRQAYLNEVSQRNDSTFFATIGAFVLVPPLVILGIAIATGYVQLSFLN
- the LOC112188133 gene encoding GDSL esterase/lipase At4g10955 → MQGAPKQSEAPEEETGGAAAVLMEKRGVVQEVVEAQPHPYSFHVSGPRKLCSPNWRDNISSSWKDGNYKRTVIACFIQAIYLLELDRQENRDADNALAPKWWIPFKYKLTQTLIDERDGSIFGAILEWDRSAALADFVVMRPSGAPRAVLALRGTLLKGPTMRRDIEDDLRFLAWESLKGSIRFKVALEALKTVAERYGSSNVCIAGHSLGAGFALQVGKALAKEGMYVETHLFNPPSVSLAMSFRNIGEKAGFAWKRFKSMLPMSSETQVNNEEDKAIGFGLKNWLSGLKGPPGVGLGKWVPHLYVNNSDYICCSYTDPDGIEGNNAGKENVGPSSTTGQVAAKLFVMSKGNQKFLEAHGLEQWWSDDLELQLALHNSKLISRQLKSLYSLPAPQPALPR